One stretch of Corallococcus soli DNA includes these proteins:
- a CDS encoding carboxymuconolactone decarboxylase family protein, which translates to MTTPTIAPVGPSNTPAASEPTLAALKAKFGTVPKMFSTFAHSPAALDAVAGYFNAMGGAKLSPRTQEAIAIAVAELNRCTYCLSAHTALAKGHGVKADELSGFRTGRSADPREQAILDLAVAIARTRAADVGPQLAQARKAGLSDAELVEVVAAVAQNVLTNYLNVVAGTEVDFPRVA; encoded by the coding sequence ATGACGACGCCCACCATCGCCCCCGTTGGCCCCTCGAATACTCCTGCCGCCTCCGAGCCCACGCTCGCCGCCCTGAAGGCGAAGTTCGGGACCGTCCCGAAGATGTTCTCCACCTTCGCCCACTCCCCCGCGGCGCTCGACGCAGTGGCGGGCTACTTCAACGCCATGGGCGGCGCGAAGCTGTCGCCGCGCACGCAGGAGGCCATCGCCATCGCGGTGGCGGAGCTGAACCGCTGCACCTACTGCCTCTCCGCGCACACGGCGCTGGCAAAGGGGCACGGCGTGAAGGCGGACGAGCTGAGTGGCTTCCGCACCGGCCGCTCGGCGGACCCCCGTGAGCAGGCCATCCTGGACCTCGCCGTCGCCATCGCCCGCACGCGGGCGGCGGACGTGGGCCCGCAGCTCGCGCAGGCGCGCAAGGCGGGGCTGAGCGACGCGGAGCTGGTGGAGGTGGTGGCCGCCGTCGCGCAGAACGTGCTCACCAACTACCTCAACGTGGTGGCCGGCACCGAGGTGGACTTCCCCCGCGTCGCCTGA
- a CDS encoding helix-turn-helix transcriptional regulator: MDSKEQAAKLKQEVEGQRSRGTRWRFDEDFRARAVAYLRARQAEGGTQEEAAREMGLSSWTLSRWGRQGGPVRRGRPARVSPETSTAAFHAVAVKRKEEAEGVLVVHGPGGVRVEGLSVEQVVRVLKGLGG, from the coding sequence ATGGATTCGAAGGAGCAGGCAGCGAAGCTGAAGCAGGAGGTGGAGGGGCAGCGGAGCCGTGGGACACGGTGGAGATTCGACGAGGACTTCCGCGCGCGGGCGGTGGCGTACTTGAGAGCGCGTCAGGCGGAGGGTGGGACGCAAGAGGAAGCAGCGCGGGAGATGGGGCTGTCCTCGTGGACGCTGTCCAGGTGGGGCCGGCAGGGCGGGCCTGTGCGACGCGGGCGGCCGGCGCGAGTGTCGCCGGAGACAAGCACCGCGGCCTTCCACGCGGTGGCGGTGAAGCGCAAGGAGGAGGCCGAGGGAGTGCTGGTGGTGCACGGGCCTGGGGGCGTGCGGGTGGAGGGCCTCAGCGTGGAGCAGGTGGTGCGAGTGCTGAAGGGGCTCGGGGGATGA
- a CDS encoding MarR family winged helix-turn-helix transcriptional regulator, giving the protein MAGDRLYALLERLGNLLRTEERAAGLPHGLQPVHLQALRYLQSCNRYSNTPASLTEYLGLTKGTVSQTLLLLEEKGLLRKQTDTEDRRVIHLLLTEAGRAVLHQALPPELFKRALSGLPGEGEALEEALTGLLRSLQAANAQRSFGACGTCKHFQREGPGRFRCGLTQDPLSREDSHLLCREHEAIPPGH; this is encoded by the coding sequence ATGGCTGGCGACCGCCTCTACGCGCTGCTCGAGCGACTTGGGAACCTGCTCCGCACGGAGGAGCGGGCGGCGGGGCTGCCACACGGGCTGCAACCGGTGCATCTGCAGGCGCTGCGCTACCTGCAGTCGTGCAACCGCTACAGCAACACGCCCGCGTCGCTGACGGAGTACCTGGGGCTCACCAAGGGCACCGTGTCCCAGACACTCCTGCTGCTGGAGGAGAAGGGGCTGTTGCGCAAGCAGACGGATACGGAGGACCGGCGCGTCATCCACCTGCTGTTGACGGAGGCGGGCCGCGCGGTGCTGCACCAGGCCCTGCCACCCGAGCTCTTCAAGCGGGCCCTCTCAGGGCTGCCCGGCGAGGGCGAGGCGCTCGAAGAGGCGCTCACCGGGCTGTTGCGCTCCCTTCAGGCCGCGAATGCCCAGCGCAGCTTCGGCGCCTGCGGCACCTGCAAGCACTTCCAGCGAGAGGGCCCTGGGCGCTTCCGCTGCGGCCTGACGCAGGATCCATTGTCACGCGAGGACAGCCATCTGCTGTGCCGGGAGCACGAGGCCATCCCCCCAGGCCACTGA
- a CDS encoding RidA family protein: protein MPVTLLNPDGLMKTEMYRQVAIATGTRQVHVAGQVAYDAQGQLVAQGDLAGQVAQSLRNVAIALAAAGATFNDVVRLTFYVVDWKRELLPDFLAGIEQVAAELKFVSAPSSLIGVSILFEPGVLVEIEATAVVG from the coding sequence ATGCCCGTAACCCTGCTCAACCCCGACGGACTCATGAAGACCGAGATGTACCGACAGGTGGCCATCGCCACCGGAACCCGGCAGGTACACGTCGCGGGGCAGGTCGCGTATGACGCTCAAGGGCAGCTCGTCGCTCAGGGAGACCTGGCGGGGCAGGTGGCGCAGTCCCTCCGCAACGTCGCCATCGCCCTGGCGGCCGCCGGAGCCACGTTCAATGACGTCGTCCGACTGACGTTCTACGTGGTCGACTGGAAGCGCGAGCTGCTGCCCGACTTCCTCGCCGGCATCGAACAGGTCGCCGCGGAGCTGAAGTTCGTATCGGCGCCGTCATCGCTGATCGGCGTCTCCATCCTCTTCGAGCCGGGCGTCCTGGTGGAGATTGAAGCCACCGCGGTCGTGGGCTGA
- the tnpC gene encoding IS66 family transposase, whose product MVRLTTERDVERLRQAALLLEAENRRLTSRVLELTRQLLTAKGEAAEVLQLRLVELERQLSQARDSLYGPSSEKRPRPSAAPVPAPAEANSPRGHGPRQQALPVEEVVHLLDVADQQCPQCGGALSAMTGQYEEAEEVDVVERRFVLKRHRRQKYRCGCGGCVETALGPPKLQPGGRYSLDFALEVAVQKYLEHAPLERQVRAMAREGLAVDSQTLWDQVLRLSRLLLPTWEALWLSQLRRRVLGADETRWPLLGSPGQTKWHLWALASAHAVVYRVADTRGAEAARELLKDFSGVLVTDGYAVYAAVAKQRAGGFRVAHCWAHVRRKFLECGGPEAEVAVRLIGELYQVEREYQTSPPDVGRLHALRQERSRPVVSRLHAWALQVRALPESALGKALGYLGNLWPGLTRFLDDALIPLDNNATERALRGPVVGRKNHYGSRSRRGTEVAAILYSLLESAKRCGVEPKAYLRAAVLAALNGEPPLLPHLHAAT is encoded by the coding sequence ATGGTGCGCCTCACCACCGAGAGGGACGTCGAAAGGCTGCGCCAGGCGGCGCTGCTGCTGGAGGCGGAGAATCGCCGCCTGACGTCCCGCGTGCTGGAGCTGACGCGCCAGTTGCTGACGGCGAAGGGCGAGGCGGCCGAAGTGCTGCAATTGCGGCTGGTGGAGTTGGAGCGGCAGCTGTCCCAGGCGCGCGACTCCCTCTACGGCCCCTCCAGCGAGAAGCGCCCGCGCCCCTCGGCCGCGCCCGTGCCGGCCCCCGCCGAAGCGAATTCCCCGCGCGGCCACGGGCCGCGCCAGCAGGCGCTGCCGGTGGAGGAGGTGGTGCATCTCTTGGACGTGGCGGACCAGCAATGCCCCCAGTGCGGCGGCGCGCTGTCCGCCATGACGGGCCAGTACGAGGAGGCCGAGGAAGTCGACGTGGTGGAGCGCCGCTTCGTCCTCAAGCGCCACCGCCGACAGAAGTACCGCTGCGGCTGCGGCGGGTGCGTGGAGACGGCGCTGGGCCCGCCGAAGCTTCAGCCCGGGGGGCGCTACTCGCTGGACTTCGCGCTGGAAGTCGCCGTCCAGAAGTACCTCGAGCACGCGCCGCTGGAGCGGCAGGTGCGGGCCATGGCGCGCGAGGGCCTGGCGGTGGACAGCCAGACACTCTGGGACCAGGTGCTGAGGCTTTCGCGCCTGCTGCTGCCCACCTGGGAGGCCCTGTGGCTCTCCCAGCTGCGCCGGCGGGTGCTGGGCGCGGATGAGACGCGCTGGCCGCTGCTGGGCAGCCCGGGGCAGACGAAGTGGCACCTGTGGGCCCTGGCCAGCGCGCACGCCGTCGTCTACCGCGTGGCGGACACCCGCGGCGCCGAGGCCGCCAGGGAACTCTTGAAGGACTTCTCGGGCGTCCTGGTGACGGACGGCTACGCCGTCTACGCGGCGGTGGCGAAGCAGCGCGCCGGAGGCTTCCGCGTGGCGCACTGCTGGGCCCACGTGCGCAGGAAATTCCTGGAGTGCGGCGGGCCCGAGGCCGAAGTCGCCGTGCGACTCATTGGCGAACTCTACCAAGTGGAGCGCGAGTACCAGACGAGCCCACCCGACGTGGGGCGGCTGCACGCGCTTCGCCAAGAGAGGAGTCGTCCGGTGGTGTCCCGCCTGCACGCGTGGGCCCTCCAGGTGCGCGCGCTGCCCGAGTCCGCACTGGGCAAGGCCCTGGGCTACCTGGGAAACCTCTGGCCGGGGCTGACGCGCTTCCTGGACGACGCGCTCATCCCCCTGGACAACAACGCCACCGAGAGGGCCCTGCGCGGGCCGGTGGTGGGCCGCAAGAATCACTACGGCAGCCGCAGCCGCCGCGGCACCGAGGTGGCCGCCATCCTCTACAGCCTGCTGGAGTCGGCGAAGCGCTGCGGCGTCGAGCCCAAGGCCTACCTGCGCGCGGCCGTGCTGGCGGCCCTCAACGGCGAGCCGCCTCTGCTACCGCACCTGCACGCCGCTACGTGA
- a CDS encoding LysR family transcriptional regulator: MKRANLDEIFAFMSVVDAGSFVGGGRAIGLTRSAAGKALARLESRLGVRLLNRTTRHLSLTDEGRVFHEHCLQVVAALDEAEASVGQRTGVPRGVLRLTVPGAFGRLHVLPLLRDYLRRWPEVQVEVSFTDRVADIIEEGYDLAVRINASNTDSRLVSRLVAQHRAILCAAPSYLDARGEPETLEALATHDCLLFSSRTRRQHWRLRQEDGAWVTVEGRSRFRLDSGEAIRDAAVAGLGIAYLPGFLVDEDLASGRLKALLPSCETGVVGIMAIYPSKRHLPAKVRRLIDLMVEQWSEKSR; this comes from the coding sequence ATGAAGCGCGCCAACCTGGATGAGATCTTCGCCTTCATGTCCGTCGTGGACGCGGGCAGCTTCGTGGGCGGAGGCCGCGCCATCGGCTTGACCCGCTCCGCGGCGGGCAAGGCCCTGGCCCGGCTGGAATCCCGCCTGGGGGTGCGCCTGCTCAACCGCACGACGCGCCACCTGAGCCTCACCGACGAGGGCCGGGTGTTCCACGAGCATTGCCTGCAAGTGGTCGCGGCCCTGGACGAAGCAGAGGCCAGCGTCGGGCAACGCACGGGCGTCCCCCGAGGGGTCTTGCGGCTCACCGTTCCGGGCGCCTTCGGCAGACTGCACGTCCTGCCCCTGCTGCGGGACTATCTGCGCAGATGGCCCGAGGTGCAGGTGGAGGTGAGCTTCACGGATCGCGTCGCGGACATCATCGAGGAGGGATACGACCTGGCCGTGCGGATCAATGCGTCCAACACCGATTCGCGCCTGGTGTCCCGACTGGTGGCGCAACACCGGGCCATCCTCTGCGCGGCGCCCTCCTACCTCGACGCGCGCGGAGAGCCCGAGACGCTGGAGGCGCTCGCGACGCATGACTGTCTGCTCTTCAGCAGCCGGACGCGACGCCAGCACTGGCGGCTGCGCCAGGAGGACGGTGCCTGGGTGACGGTGGAGGGGCGGAGCCGCTTTCGGCTCGACAGTGGCGAGGCGATCCGGGACGCAGCGGTCGCGGGGCTGGGCATCGCCTACCTCCCCGGCTTCCTGGTCGACGAGGACCTTGCGAGTGGGCGCCTCAAGGCGCTGCTGCCGTCCTGTGAGACAGGGGTCGTCGGGATCATGGCGATCTACCCGAGCAAACGTCACCTGCCGGCGAAGGTGCGGCGCCTCATCGACCTGATGGTCGAGCAATGGAGCGAGAAGTCGCGCTGA
- the tnpB gene encoding IS66 family insertion sequence element accessory protein TnpB (TnpB, as the term is used for proteins encoded by IS66 family insertion elements, is considered an accessory protein, since TnpC, encoded by a neighboring gene, is a DDE family transposase.), which yields MMGTTRRLAVYAYARPCDMRKSFDTLAALVTQGMGRDLLGGDVFLFVGRNRKRAKALFFDGTGLCLYAKRLEKGRFAAVWKRAQREEPVALTLPELTLFFEGGEVLGRQSLSPGAAEAVPVFARARAAG from the coding sequence ATGATGGGCACGACGCGCAGGCTGGCGGTGTACGCGTACGCGCGCCCATGCGATATGCGCAAGTCCTTCGACACGCTGGCCGCGCTGGTGACGCAGGGCATGGGCCGCGACTTGCTGGGCGGAGACGTCTTCCTTTTCGTCGGCAGAAACCGCAAGCGGGCCAAGGCCCTCTTCTTCGACGGCACGGGGCTGTGTCTGTACGCGAAGCGGTTGGAGAAAGGCCGCTTCGCGGCGGTATGGAAGCGCGCGCAGAGGGAGGAGCCGGTGGCGCTGACGCTGCCGGAGTTGACGCTCTTCTTCGAGGGGGGCGAGGTGCTGGGAAGGCAAAGCCTCTCACCGGGGGCGGCCGAGGCGGTGCCGGTATTCGCGCGGGCGCGGGCGGCGGGCTGA